In Ptychodera flava strain L36383 chromosome 21, AS_Pfla_20210202, whole genome shotgun sequence, a genomic segment contains:
- the LOC139121326 gene encoding kelch-like protein 36, producing the protein MATGEQKEIKPPPATLDVQELGRVTSTQRGGMKSALPVVSASLSDILNNDVSHSADEFMMSVSSSPPQLPKSSGVHSESRPPAMESTEGKLKEASPARREKPPSPSEAWFIEGMSTGHQSAGSTAMTAMHCNFNTSPPTMTRTEPKCASSANHTAEPDLTFSDAMVMPREGPWWPPDVTIIVQNEKYEVHRSLLTEKCDFFRAMFTSGMRETWEGEVVLKEVSVRAFRVILGYLYTNAILLTEENFQEVLTTAMYLQMKFMFEAESLHPVINKSNFRHLMEFADMNGLEVVTDCVRLFMGDNYLELLESDYLQDVPKRFLETVVKGRCQGTRVVVAIVDDIRTGSSKFKYLDSEEGHWKLLTTVPMNIRGGGVAVLDNYVYVTGRSGARRAQDKAYRYNPHIDEWKEIAPPTQERDIITLVTLGDCLYAVGVGGMCHNNPNIMHTMEYDNSIEQYNPQSNTWTRKTPMPRRLCWLTATAHAGLIFVHGKTYDVQFDVSIGTNFYYNPQSDTWHEWQLGSFLFSRAYSPYQYQLSMLSDRDKFFFVGCKEKHIDEIRRYDFESGQQTVKLSSASSAGRKREAGVFAACNDKIYVIHSRSETEYFVPEQQEWRILPGSALCSHGAREYPHSSFVFHRPKSVRHIVTKHKAIETGHKTCPGVRRETTR; encoded by the coding sequence ATGGCAACGGGGGAACAGAAAGAAATAAAGCCGCCACCCGCCACGCTGGACGTCCAGGAACTTGGCAGAGTGACGTCGACGCAGAGAGGTGGGATGAAATCTGCGCTGCCAGTTGTGAGTGCTTCTTTGTCAGACATCTTGAACAATGACGTATCTCACTCTGCGGACGAATTTATGATGAGCGTCTCCTCAAGTCCACCCCAACTGCCCAAGTCTTCTGGCGTCCATTCCGAATCTCGTCCTCCCGCCATGGAGAGTACCGAGGGTAAACTTAAGGAGGCGTCGCCTGCCCGTCGAGAGAAGCCGCCTTCCCCGAGCGAAGCTTGGTTCATTGAAGGCATGTCAACCGGTCATCAGTCGGCCGGATCAACCGCCATGACCGCCATGCATtgtaatttcaatacatcaccGCCGACGATGACACGAACAGAGCCAAAGTGCGCATCCAGTGCTAACCATACAGCTGAGCCGGACCTCACCTTTAGTGATGCCATGGTGATGCCGAGGGAGGGTCCCTGGTGGCCGCCCGACGTCACCATAATTGTCCAAAACGAAAAGTACGAAGTGCACAGGTCTTTACTGACGGAAAAGTGTGATTTCTTCCGGGCCATGTTTACTTCAGGGATGCGGGAGACTTGGGAGGGCGAAGTTGTCCTCAAGGAGGTGAGCGTGCGTGCCTTTCGCGTGATCTTGGGCTACCTGTACACTAACGCCATTCTCCTAACAGAGGAGAACTTTCAAGAGGTGCTCACTACGGCGATGTACCTCCAGATGAAGTTCATGTTCGAGGCTGAGAGTCTGCACCCCGTCATCAACAAAAGCAACTTTCGGCACCTCATGGAGTTTGCAGACATGAATGGTTTGGAAGTGGTCACCGATTGCGTGCGGCTGTTCATGGGCGACAATTACCTTGAGCTGCTGGAATCTGACTATCTCCAGGACGTTCCAAAGCGATTCCTGGAAACAGTCGTCAAGGGACGGTGCCAGGGTACGCGGGTCGTCGTAGCCATCGTTGATGATATCAGGACCGGCTCCAGCAAGTTCAAGTACCTCGACTCGGAAGAAGGTCACTGGAAACTCTTGACCACAGTCCCCATGAACATCCGCGGTGGCGGCGTGGCCGTCTTGGACAATTACGTGTACGTTACCGGGCGGTCAGGTGCAAGGCGGGCTCAGGACAAGGCGTACCGGTACAACCCGCATATCGATGAGTGGAAAGAGATCGCTCCTCCAACGCAGGAACGTGATATTATAACGCTTGTTACCCTTGGAGACTGCCTGTACGCAGTTGGCGTTGGGGGCATGTGCCACAACAACCCCAATATTATGCACACGATGGAATATGATAATTCCATCGAGCAGTACAACCCGCAATCAAACACTTGGACGAGGAAAACACCGATGCCGAGGAGACTGTGCTGGCTGACCGCCACGGCACATGCTGGCTTGATCTTTGTCCACGGGAAAACGTATGATGTACAATTCGACGTGAGCATAGGCACGAACTTTTACTACAACCCACAATCGGACACTTGGCACGAATGGCAGCTTGGTTCGTTTCTCTTCTCGCGGGCCTACTCACCTTACCAGTACCAGCTTTCCATGCTCTCCGACAGGGATAAATTCTTCTTCGTCGGCTGCAAGGAGAAACACATCGACGAGATTCGCCGTTACGACTTCGAGTCGGGACAACAAACCGTGAAACTGTCGTCGGCGAGCTCCGCCGGACGGAAGAGAGAAGCGGGCGTGTTCGCCGCCTGCAATGACAAGATCTATGTGATCCACAGCCGGTCGGAAACCGAGTATTTCGTACCCGAGCAACAAGAATGGAGAATCTTGCCCGGTTCGGCGCTCTGCAGCCACGGGGCTCGAGAGTATCCACACTCCTCATTTGTCTTCCATCGACCGAAGAGTGTGCGTCACATAGTAACCAAACATAAAGCCATAGAAACGGGCCACAAGACGTGCCCGGGAGTTAGACGGGAGACAACACGATGA